The region CGGGAAATAATAGCTTTTTCTATAGAGCCTGGCAAATCGGCTTCATTGATATCCTTATAGGCCCAAGCGCCGGCGGAATAATATATAAACCCTTTTTCAACCATATACTTAATAGACTCTTCAATAAAAAGCGGATTTCCCGCTGTTTTATTGTATAAAAGATCATAAAAACTATCCGGCATGTTAAGGCCTTCAATAATGGACTCTACCATTTCTTGTGTTTTAGCTCTATCTAAACCGCTTAAAGACAATAGTTCAAACTGCCCGCCGGAGGCTTTAGTTTCCAGCAAGCCCTTAAGCGCGGAATCGCCAATTTGGGGAATAACCAGTTCTTCATTAGAAAACGCCCCGATAATAAGCGCCGGAAACCTTATTTTTTCCTGAATCATGGACGTAACAACTTGTAAACTATCCGGATCCATATACTGCATATCATCAAAAATAAAACACATCCTTCTGTCTTTGGAAATATTTATAATGAATTTAACTAACGCTTGCGACAATAATTCTTTCTGGCCGGCCTGTTCATCATGTCCGATGTCATTTACAGGATGCGCTTTAATCAGTTCGGATAATCCGGGTATAAAATTAAATAAATAATCTCTTTCCTGCTGGGTAAGCCCTGCTAATGCGTCCGGGGTGAGAACTTCTATATTTGTCAGAAAACTATCTACGGCCTGACCAATGGCGTGGAACGGCTGATGCAGCATCTTTTCTACGAGCCGCGCGCTTAAAATCCCTGGATTTACTGATATTGTTGAGGTGGCAGCTAATTTCTCAAAATTAGCCAAAAGCCTGCTTTTCCCGATACCAGAAGGGCCCTCTATTAAAAGCATGCGCTGCCCGCTTTGAGGCAGAGTATCCAAGGCGTAAATGAAACTATTGGTTTCTTTTTCCCGGTTGATAAAAACAGGCGCGGGAAACCTTTCCATAAGGTTCTTTTTCCAAAAGGCTTCGCCGTCAATATCAGAAACAACCGCCATGCAGTTCTTGCCTTTTTCCTTGGCCACATACAAGGCTTGATCCGCTAACTTTATAAGCCCAAGGTGTGTTTTGGCATGCGTTGGGAATCCGGCAATTCCAACGCTTACGGTAATATGGATATCTCTTCCGGAGGACGGCTCTTTAAACCTGTGTTCCGAGATCTTAGAGATAAGCCGTTGGGCGATGTTTTTAACAATCTGCTCTTCAACATTAGGAAGGATCACTGTAAATTCATCGCCAGCGTATCTTATCCTTTTATCTACGGCCTTAGTATTATCTTTGATAATTCGGGAAAGCTCTTTTAAAAGCTGATCTCCTGTTAAGTGGCCATAGGTATCATTGATCATCTTAAAGCCGTCAACATCCAGCATAAACAGCCATATCTTATATCCTGCGCCCTCGGCTTCCTGTAAAGCTACCGGAAGATATGAATACAGATAGCGGCGGTTAAAAAATCCGGTAAGATCGTCTATATACGCTAAATTTTCATTGCTTTGGGAGTGCATATTTTCTTAGTCCTTAGCTGTTACCCGATATACCTCTTCAAGGGTAGTAACCCCATTAAACACCTTTTCAAACCCGTCCTGACGCAAGGTAATAAGCTTTCCGTTTTTTATCGCCTCATCCCTTACTTGCTCTAAAGGCACCTCTCTTATGACTTGGCTTTTAATATAATCGTCAACATTAAACGCTTCTAAAAGCGCGATCCTGCCCTTATATCCGGTATTTAAACAAGAATTGCATCCGCGGCCATGATAAAACTTTCCAGAACCTGTAACCTTAAGGCCCAATTCTTTGATCATAAATTCAGGAGCGTCAGTAAATTCCTCCTTGCAATTATCGCAGATCTTACGGCAGAGCCTCTGGGCGCAAACAAGAATAAGTGAAGACGCCACCAAATACCTCTCTACCCCCATATCAATAAGCCGGGCAAAGGCGCTTACTGAATCATTGGTATGAAGGGTGCTTAATATAAGTTGACCTATAAGCGAAGCCTTAATAGCGATATCCGCTGTTTCAGTATCGCGGATTTCTCCGATCATGATAATATCCGGGCTTTGCCTTAATACCCCGCGCAGCGCGGTGGCAAAGGTAAAATCTATATCCGATCGTATATGCGTCTGGCCAATACCATCCAACTGATATTCAACCGGGTCCTCAATTGTAACCACATGGCGTTCCATAGTATTTAATTCTTTTAAAACCGAATAAAGCGTAGTAGATTTACCGCTTCCCGTGGGCCCGGTAATCAGGATCATCCCGTGGTCTTTAGACAAAGCTTCCTGCAAAAGCCTCAAAGACTGCTCTGAAAATCCCAGATCCGTTAAGCTGACCATTGCCTTAGCTTTATCCAGGATCCTTAAAACGAATTTTTCTCCGTAAATAGTGGGAAGCGAAGAAACACGGAAATCAATCTGTCTGCCATAGGCCACCAATGGGAACCTTCCGTCTTGAGGAAGATAAAATTTAGTAATATCAAGATTGGAAAGTATTTTTATGCGCGCGGCAATGCCGCGTTGCACCTTTTTGGGCAGGCCATAAGCTTTGTGCATTATCCCGTCTATGCGGTAGCGCACAGTCAAATCTTCTTCTGTTGGTTCAAGATGTATATCTGACGCCCTCTGCTGAATAGCTTCGCCTATAATCCGGTTGACCGCCTCTACTATCGGGCCTTTCTGGCTTTCCTGAATAAGATCCGCGGAATCGCTATCATCCAATTCTTCAGTCCTTATGATCTGCATAGACTTTTCTTTTTCATCGTAAGCTAAAATTTCCGGAAGGCTTTGCAGCTGAGTGTAGAAATTATTAATGCAGTCATTGACCGCCTTTTCCTTAGCCAAAACCTGTTTTATTTCACACTTCAAAGAAAGGCGCAGGTTATCCAAAGTAATAATATCCATGGGCTCCGCGATAGCCACAAGAAGGGTATCCCCTATCTTGTAAAGCGGCAGAAAAGAATATTTACGCACTATTTCTTCGGGAATAGAAGCTACAAGCCGCGGGTCAAGCTCATATTTGTAAGGATCAATAAAAGGCACATTCAAATGATACGCCACTAAAGAAAGAAGGTCTTCCTCATTAATAAAACCTTCAGAGATAAGCACTTCTTTTATTTCCTTGCCGGTCTTTCTTTGAATAGAAATTGCCTTCTCTATATCTTCGGTGGTTATCTTATTGGCATCGGTTAAGATCTTGATAAAATTTAATTTGGTTTTGCCCATATTTTCTAATCCGCAGGGGTTACCCGCAAGACCTCTTCTATAGTTATTATGCCGGCGCGGGCTAATTCCTGCGCCTCTTCCCTTAAAGTGCGCATGCCTTCCTTGCGGGCTATTTCTTTAATCACCTTCTCTTCAATATTCTTGCCCACGATAGCATCTTTAATCACGGCTGTTAGATGTAAAACCTCGGCCAATAAAATCCGCCCCTTATATCCTGTACCCATGCATTCTTTACAGCCTTTCCCGCGAAAATACGGCTGCGATGGAACAGGCTCTTTGCAATGTACGCAGATCCTGCGCGCTAATCTTTGTGAAACAATGGCGATCAATGAAGCGTTAATCAAGAATGACTCCACCCCCATATCCAACAGGCGCACTACCGACCCGGCAGCAGTAGTAGTATGAAGCGTGCTTAAAACCAAATGCCCGGTTAACGCCGCTTTAATAGCGATATCTACAGTCTCAAAATCTCGGATCTCGCCGATCATGATAATATCTGGGTCTTGCCTTAGAATAGAACGTAGGCAACGGCTAAAGTTCAGCCCAGTTTTGATATTAATAGACACCTGGTTAATCCCTTTTAGCTGATATTCAACAGGATCTTCAACGGTAATAATATTTTTTTCTGGGGTATGCACATATTTTAATAAAGAATACAAAGTAGAGGTTTTGCCTGAACCTGTGGGCCCACAAACCAAAAGCATGCCGTGGGGCAATTGGGCGGCTTTTTTAAGCCCGGATATAACCGCATCTGTTAAGCCTAACTTATTTAAATCCAATAACCCTAAAGATTTATCCAATATCCTGATCGCCACTTTCTCGCCCAATATCGTTGGGTATGATGAAACACGAAAATCAACTTCCTTGTCTTTTCTTCTAATCTTAAACTGGCCATCTTGAGGGAAACGGTGCTCCGCTATATCCAGATCCGATATGACCTTAATGCGCGACACAATAAAAGGATGAAAAGCCCGCGGCAGGCTTTCTATATGCCGGTATACCCCATCAATACGGAAACGTATCCTAGTTGCCCCTTCCAAAGGCTCAATCAACACATCGCTTGCCTTTGCGTCAATAGCTTTATCCATAATAAAATTTGTCGCTTTAACAATGGGCATCTCCTGGGTAATCTGCGCCAGGTCTTGCGCGTCAAACTCACCTCTTGTCTTAATGGAAATATCCGAAAGGCTATCTCCTAAGATATCTTCCATTTCCATATTTGCTTCTTCGGGCTTATCTCCCAGCTGAACGCCGTAATAATGATGCAATAATTTATCCATTTCAGCGCCAGCTATAACAACTGGATTGATTTTATGGCCTGATGCCTCTTGAATATCCTCTAAATCAACAACGGTGCTGAGATTTGCTATAGCTAAAAGAATCCCGTTTTCAGTCTTTATTAAGGGGAAAATACGGTATTTGCGCGCATTCTGCTCTGATACGAAACTTAATGTTTCGGCTCGGATAGTAAGCTGGGAAATGTCAAATTCGGGAACGGGGCAATTGGATTTGATAAAACCTTCAAGCTTCTGCTTATTGATCAGAATATCCTCTGTTAAAACCAGGCTTAAAGGCTTATTATTGGCAGCCTGCAGAGAAAAAACCTCGCCAACCTGGGAGGCCTTTAACAACCCATTCTGGGCGAGAAGCTGGATGATCTGACGCTTGGGATAAATCATTCAAGATTTATAGGTTAATAAAAAATTATAACCAATCACGAGGGGATAGTCAAGCGGTATTGCTTAGGGCGACTTACCTGCAAATCCGCTTGCGGAAGAAACCGCTAAATTGACAAGTTTTGTTCCCGGGCTGGTGTGGAAAATATCGCGCCTTAAGATGAAACACAAAGCGCGCCTTTTCATGCAATTACCTCTTTTTATTGGTCGAACTGGCTTCTTGAGGATTTTTCCAAAATTCCCTGATCACATAATAAGCCTGACGGGGAATCCTTTTATTTAAACCCTGCCCGCCGGCAGACTGTGCGCCTTCTGTTTCTTCGGACAATCCCACGATCCCAAACCATTCCTCATTCATATTCTTATTCCCGGGCGCCTGGTTATCAAAATAATAACTTCCGTTAGACCAGTTGGAACCGGTGTCATGAACTTTCCAGCTGCCGGGGTTAGATTCATTATTCTTCCACCATTCATCAGTCCATTCAAACATAAAACCGCCCAAACAATTTCCTTCTCCTTGGCTGCTGGAATAAAGATTGTTGTAGATCTGCCGCCACTGTGATTCCAAAAAGAATGCCTGCATCTGCTGGTCTTCTTTTTGGTTGTAGGCGTCATAACAATCTGCGCCAAACTCAGATAAGAATACCGGAAGGTCAAAAGTTGTCTTTAAAGAGCTAAAGAAATTACCGAAACTTTTCCCTCGGTAAATAATACAAGCAATAATATCAATGTCTTTACAAACCAAAGAAGCAGTATCAAGGCCAAACAATTCACCGTTTCCTAAGGCAACCGGATGGGCTGTGTCAATTTTCTTTATTTCCCGGGCTATATCATTAACATACGAATAATAAATCTTGGCGCGCATAGATTGCTGGGCACGGGGGTCTTTTTCATTGTCTATTTCTTCTGTGGACCACGGGTTAACCCTGCCCAAACAGGAATAATTATTTTCGTTACCCAAGATCCAGCACAACACCCCGGGTTCATCTTTGTAAAGGCGCACCATTTCCAAGACTTCATTCTTTATTTTTTTCTGGAATTCTTGATTTCCGTAGAATGGACAGGGATAATTCCAAAACCCCAGCCAGCTTCCTAACGCGGTGCGAATACCAAATTTCTCATAGAGATCTCTTATGACAAGCCTGACTTTCTCCGGGTCTTCGCCTGATTCATACAAGCGCACTGCGTTAATGCCCATATCCTGCATTAGTTTGCCGTCTACCAACCACGGCTTATGGGGGTCCTGATACCATTCATATTCATGGCCTTGCCCCACAGAAACAGGATTATAGCAAACCCCTTTGATAACAAATGGTTTTCCATCTACCATTAATTGATACCGGCTATTCGTTGATTTTTTTATATAAACAGAGGGCTTAGGCGCAGCAAAAGAAACACCAAAAGATACCGCCAAAAAGAACAGAAACAAGGGGACGGTTCTATTTTTCAGCATAAAAATAGAACCGTCCCCTTTATTCGAACCGTCCCCTTTATTCGAATTCCGAATCCTAAATTCTGTTTTATTCATACTTTATTTCATCAAGAGAGAATACTACGCCGTCAGGATTAACATCAAGATTAGTCGCCCAGCAAAAACCTCCAATAATATAAGAAAGATCCTTTCCTTTCAAATCAATTGTGTACTGGGTCCATTCTTTATTTAATATAACTGGACCTATTCCGGAGCTATCAGAATCAGAGAATTCACCCATAATGCCTCCTAGCTTGAATTCTTCAATTCTTTCTCCGCCTTTTTCACCGCGCGCCCAGAAAGTAACTTTGACAGCTTTAGAAAGATCATACCCGGCATCTACGCTTCCCCAGTTATTCGCTGGATTCTGCCAATAAGTCCCTGCCCAGCGCGAACCTTGAGTAGCTTTATTGTTATAGGTAATCTTAATACAGGTATCGCCTAAATAGGGATCTTCTTTGCTGTTAGTATCGATCTTGATATCGCTGTAATCGCCCATCCATCCCGCTGGAATAAAATGATTCTTGGCTGACGAACGGTCTGAAAACACGTAAAAAGGCATAGCTTCCTGTTTTCTTCCCTCTGGCTTCAAAGTCGGGTCCATTTCAAATCTAATATCATCAATATAAAATGTAGCGCCGTTAGGATTGACATCAGCGTTAGTCACCCAGCCAAAACCTGCGCTTATATAAGAAAGGTCTTTGCCGGCTAAATTAATGCTGTATTCTTTCCATGCGTCAGTTAATTCCACAGGGCCCATCTCAACAGTAGCAGAATCAGGATATGTTCCTTTAATGCCTCCTAAAATAAACTTCTGGATAACTTCTCCGCCTTTTTCACCGCGCGCCCAGAAAACAATCTTGTTCATGCCGGTTAAATCAAAGCCGCCTTTTTTAGAACCCCAGTTATTCGCTGGATTCTGCCAATAAACCCCTACCCAGCCCTGGCCTTGGGATCTTTTCGCAGAATAAATAAATTTCAGGCAGCTTGCGCCAGAATGGGCATTGTTCATTTCCTGATCATTCATGATCACATCACCCGTATCTCCCATCCAACCAGAAGGGATATAGTGGTTTTCTGGAGAACGCTTATCCGCATAAACACCAAACACCTTGTCCGTTGAGGCCAGCGCAGGCGCGGCAGCCGGCGCAGACTCTTCAGCAACAGCCACAGAGACTATCCCTACCAAGCCTAACACGGCAATTGCCATTAATGCCAATTTCTTCATTTTACTTCCTCCTTTTTATTTTTATCTATTTTAAGCACTCTTTTCTGTTTTTATTCTCTAATTTTGAATTTTTAGTTTTTAGTTTTGAACTTTTAATCCCCCTTTCTACCTCCAAAGCTTTTGATATAAATAATAAGATTTGCGTAAATGCCTCAAGAATGGGCTATCTTTGCCTTGGCCTTGCGAACAAAGGCCAAACCATTCTTCATAGTAATATCCGTCCGGAAACGGGCCTATAGCGATACCTTTAGTATCATGCAGGCTTGGCTCATAAGCCTTCCACCATTCATCCACCCACTCAAAAACTACTGCCCCGATAGAATTACCGGCGCCTTCTTGAAAAGCCATATTCATAGCGATATCTTCCCATGCTGCCTTATGGTAGTTAGCCTGAAGCTGTTCGCCTTCTTCTGGTAACCTGCCTTGAGAATAAGCAGGACAGCCGTATTCTGTGATAAATACCGGGACATCTGCTGCTTCTTTTACCTGCTTCCACAAAAATCCAAAGCCATAATCCCCCCTGTAGGCATTAATGCCGAAAATGTCCACAGCTGGGGCGTTCTTAGAGAAACTATTTAAGTATAGCACATCTCCGTTGCAAATAGCAACCGGATGGGCTGTGTCAATAGATTTGATCATTTCCGCCGCCTGGTTGACAAAAGAAAAATAAGCGTCCGGCTCTTTGTCCGCGTTGCAAGCATAACCATAGACATTTTCATTTCCCAAAAGCCAAAACAAAATATAAGGCTCATTTTTATATTCTTCCACCATTTTTCTCACAGATGCGAGCATATTCTTTTTATGCTCCGGGTTCTTGTAATCTGTCCCCGGATTCCAGGAGGCCCCTGAACCAATGGCATATTTACCCAAGAAATCCCCCATGATTACTCTTATGCCGTATTTCTCATACATCTGGCGCAATATTTGTTTATCCGGCTGAAATGGCTGATGATATATCCTCATGGTATTTACGCCCATCATCTTCATCAGCCTAAAATCCCCAACTGAAGGCTCATTGGAATCTTGTTTGCCGTTATTATTACGGTCCACATAGGCGTCATACGGCCCATCAATCTTACCGTTTTTATTAAAATCACTCTTCATCCAATCACTCAATGTTTTGTCATCCGGGGATTCGCCTATCTTTGTGGGGGCATAAGTGATGCCTTTTATAATATAAGGCCTGCCATCAACTATCATCTGCCAATCGCCGTTCTTATACTGGATAAGATGCACCTTGCC is a window of Candidatus Omnitrophota bacterium DNA encoding:
- a CDS encoding GspE/PulE family protein; this encodes MGKTKLNFIKILTDANKITTEDIEKAISIQRKTGKEIKEVLISEGFINEEDLLSLVAYHLNVPFIDPYKYELDPRLVASIPEEIVRKYSFLPLYKIGDTLLVAIAEPMDIITLDNLRLSLKCEIKQVLAKEKAVNDCINNFYTQLQSLPEILAYDEKEKSMQIIRTEELDDSDSADLIQESQKGPIVEAVNRIIGEAIQQRASDIHLEPTEEDLTVRYRIDGIMHKAYGLPKKVQRGIAARIKILSNLDITKFYLPQDGRFPLVAYGRQIDFRVSSLPTIYGEKFVLRILDKAKAMVSLTDLGFSEQSLRLLQEALSKDHGMILITGPTGSGKSTTLYSVLKELNTMERHVVTIEDPVEYQLDGIGQTHIRSDIDFTFATALRGVLRQSPDIIMIGEIRDTETADIAIKASLIGQLILSTLHTNDSVSAFARLIDMGVERYLVASSLILVCAQRLCRKICDNCKEEFTDAPEFMIKELGLKVTGSGKFYHGRGCNSCLNTGYKGRIALLEAFNVDDYIKSQVIREVPLEQVRDEAIKNGKLITLRQDGFEKVFNGVTTLEEVYRVTAKD
- a CDS encoding GspE/PulE family protein, with the protein product MIYPKRQIIQLLAQNGLLKASQVGEVFSLQAANNKPLSLVLTEDILINKQKLEGFIKSNCPVPEFDISQLTIRAETLSFVSEQNARKYRIFPLIKTENGILLAIANLSTVVDLEDIQEASGHKINPVVIAGAEMDKLLHHYYGVQLGDKPEEANMEMEDILGDSLSDISIKTRGEFDAQDLAQITQEMPIVKATNFIMDKAIDAKASDVLIEPLEGATRIRFRIDGVYRHIESLPRAFHPFIVSRIKVISDLDIAEHRFPQDGQFKIRRKDKEVDFRVSSYPTILGEKVAIRILDKSLGLLDLNKLGLTDAVISGLKKAAQLPHGMLLVCGPTGSGKTSTLYSLLKYVHTPEKNIITVEDPVEYQLKGINQVSINIKTGLNFSRCLRSILRQDPDIIMIGEIRDFETVDIAIKAALTGHLVLSTLHTTTAAGSVVRLLDMGVESFLINASLIAIVSQRLARRICVHCKEPVPSQPYFRGKGCKECMGTGYKGRILLAEVLHLTAVIKDAIVGKNIEEKVIKEIARKEGMRTLREEAQELARAGIITIEEVLRVTPAD